The Achromobacter deleyi genome has a window encoding:
- a CDS encoding M14 family metallopeptidase, with translation MQAMNRYFSESYAQARERFLSAARPLAAHVQSYAIDPQGSQDEPLATDVALIGDADARRLLIMTSATHGVEGFCGSGCQLALLDDAPLLERARRAGVALLLVHAVNPYGFSWIARTDEGNVDLNRNAQPFDGQPLPANPGYGEIHGLLLPSEWPPTEQNRQAIARHLEKHGLPATTQAVSRGQYTHADGLFYGGDRHAPSLLNLRAILQAHASRYGQIGWIDVHTGLGPRGHGEKIYAGRRDDAEVARARQWWGSDIAVPYQGSSASVDITGHLAGLIYQVCPDSVPTLMALEFGTLPWEGVVHALRGRNWLRAHPEAGDTLRREILQATLDAFYCGQEDWQGMVLGQSRVAVLQALCGLEAGQ, from the coding sequence CGCGCGAGCGCTTCCTGTCGGCGGCCAGGCCGCTGGCCGCGCACGTCCAGTCCTATGCCATCGATCCCCAGGGCAGCCAGGATGAGCCGCTGGCCACCGACGTGGCGCTGATCGGCGACGCCGACGCCAGGCGCCTGCTGATCATGACGTCGGCCACGCACGGGGTCGAGGGCTTTTGCGGGTCGGGGTGCCAATTGGCCCTGCTGGACGACGCGCCCCTGCTGGAGCGCGCGCGCCGGGCGGGCGTGGCGCTGCTGCTGGTGCATGCGGTGAATCCATACGGGTTCTCGTGGATCGCGCGCACGGATGAAGGCAATGTGGACCTGAACCGCAATGCGCAGCCCTTCGACGGCCAGCCCCTGCCGGCCAACCCCGGCTATGGTGAGATCCATGGCCTGCTGCTGCCGAGCGAATGGCCGCCGACCGAGCAGAATCGCCAGGCCATCGCCCGGCATCTGGAAAAGCACGGCCTGCCCGCCACCACGCAAGCCGTCTCGCGCGGGCAGTACACGCATGCCGATGGCCTGTTCTACGGCGGCGACCGCCATGCGCCGTCGCTGCTGAATCTGCGCGCGATCCTGCAGGCGCATGCCAGCCGCTATGGGCAGATCGGGTGGATCGACGTGCATACGGGGCTGGGGCCGCGCGGCCACGGAGAGAAGATCTACGCCGGCCGGCGCGACGACGCCGAAGTGGCGCGCGCGCGCCAGTGGTGGGGCAGCGACATTGCCGTACCTTACCAAGGCAGCTCCGCGTCGGTGGATATCACCGGGCATCTGGCCGGGCTGATCTATCAGGTTTGCCCGGATTCCGTGCCAACCTTGATGGCGCTGGAGTTCGGCACCTTGCCATGGGAAGGGGTGGTGCACGCACTGCGCGGCCGCAACTGGCTGCGCGCGCATCCCGAAGCCGGCGACACGCTGCGCCGCGAGATCCTGCAGGCCACCCTGGATGCGTTCTATTGCGGCCAGGAAGACTGGCAGGGCATGGTGCTGGGCCAGAGCCGCGTGGCGGTGCTGCAGGCGCTGTGCGGCCTGGAAGCGGGGCAATAG
- a CDS encoding TonB-dependent receptor domain-containing protein, with translation MLMAPVAQAETEAESMQTRTVAPITVSANPLGLDLNSTTLPASVLEGDALIEQRSGTLGETLKNLPGVNSDTFGGGASRPVIRGQTAPRVKVLSDGSEVMDASGISPDHAVTVEPLLAERIEVLRGPATLLYGGGAIGGVVNVVDKKIPTEVPEKGIAAEAELRGATGTKERAGAVGITAGEGQFAVRVEGMKRRTSDYDVPDWPGGKLEGSYSESTQGSVGMSWITPRGYVGLAFTHLESEYGLPGHNHEYEGCHPHGTHLHCGGHDHDHEGEEADHDHDHEHGGVPYVKLRSNRLDLRAEYQDPFAGFEKIRVRGGLTDYQHDEIEGGEVGTRFKNKGYDLRVELQHKPIAGWRGVVGMQNAYSDFRADGEEAFLPRSRTRSNGLFVLEEYQLKDWRFELGARQDWQRISPEGGAPRNSLSGTSLSAAAIWDFAPQYSVALSLSRSQRLPTAQELYADGVHLATNTYELGNADLTRETSHNIDLTLRKHSGDTTFSASVFHNRVKNYIYADTLDRYENFRLIEYTQRDAEFTGVEGELRHQFTPVFSAAVFGDYVRGKLTGGDGNLPRIPAARAGVRGNVKWEQWSGGVEYARVFAQKDIADYEESTPGYNMVNAVVAYRGQYGATGYEVYLRGTNLLNKLAYNHASFISSVAPLPGRSVMLGVRMTY, from the coding sequence ATGCTGATGGCGCCCGTCGCGCAGGCCGAAACCGAAGCGGAGTCCATGCAGACCAGGACGGTGGCGCCGATCACGGTGTCCGCCAATCCCCTGGGGCTGGATCTGAACAGCACCACCTTGCCGGCCTCGGTGCTGGAAGGCGACGCGCTGATCGAACAGCGCAGCGGCACGCTGGGCGAGACGCTCAAGAACCTGCCCGGCGTCAACAGCGACACCTTCGGCGGCGGCGCCAGCCGTCCGGTGATTCGTGGCCAGACTGCTCCGCGCGTGAAGGTGCTTTCGGATGGTTCCGAAGTGATGGACGCATCGGGGATTTCTCCCGATCACGCGGTGACCGTGGAACCGCTGCTGGCCGAGCGCATCGAGGTGCTGCGCGGCCCGGCCACCTTGCTGTATGGGGGGGGCGCGATCGGCGGCGTCGTCAACGTGGTGGACAAGAAGATCCCGACCGAGGTGCCGGAGAAGGGCATTGCGGCCGAGGCGGAGTTGCGCGGCGCGACGGGCACCAAGGAACGCGCGGGGGCAGTGGGCATCACGGCCGGCGAAGGCCAGTTCGCGGTACGGGTGGAAGGCATGAAGCGGCGCACCAGCGACTACGACGTGCCCGACTGGCCCGGCGGCAAGCTGGAGGGCTCTTACAGCGAATCGACGCAGGGGTCGGTCGGCATGTCGTGGATTACGCCCCGCGGCTACGTCGGCCTGGCCTTCACGCATCTGGAAAGCGAGTATGGCCTGCCCGGCCACAACCATGAGTATGAAGGCTGCCACCCGCACGGCACGCACCTGCATTGCGGCGGCCACGACCATGACCACGAAGGCGAAGAAGCGGATCATGACCACGACCATGAGCATGGCGGCGTGCCCTATGTGAAGCTGCGCAGCAACCGCCTGGACCTGCGCGCCGAATACCAGGATCCGTTCGCCGGATTCGAGAAGATCCGCGTGCGTGGCGGGCTGACGGACTATCAGCACGACGAAATCGAGGGCGGCGAAGTCGGCACCCGCTTCAAGAACAAGGGCTACGACCTGCGGGTGGAACTGCAGCACAAGCCCATCGCGGGCTGGCGCGGCGTGGTGGGCATGCAAAATGCCTACAGTGACTTCCGCGCCGACGGCGAAGAGGCCTTCCTGCCACGCAGCAGGACACGTTCGAACGGCCTGTTCGTGCTCGAGGAGTACCAGCTGAAGGACTGGCGCTTCGAGCTGGGCGCGCGCCAGGACTGGCAGCGCATCTCGCCCGAGGGCGGCGCGCCGCGCAACAGCCTGTCGGGCACTTCCCTGTCGGCCGCGGCCATCTGGGACTTCGCGCCGCAATATTCGGTGGCGCTGTCGCTGTCGCGCTCGCAGCGCCTGCCCACCGCCCAGGAGCTGTACGCCGACGGCGTCCACCTGGCCACCAATACCTATGAACTCGGCAATGCCGATCTGACCCGGGAAACCTCGCACAACATCGACCTGACGCTGCGCAAGCACTCGGGCGACACCACGTTCTCCGCCAGCGTGTTCCACAATCGTGTGAAGAATTACATCTACGCCGACACGCTCGACCGCTACGAGAACTTCCGTCTTATCGAGTACACGCAGCGCGACGCGGAATTCACGGGCGTGGAAGGCGAGCTGCGGCACCAGTTCACCCCGGTGTTCTCGGCCGCGGTATTCGGCGACTATGTGCGCGGCAAACTGACCGGCGGTGACGGCAACCTGCCGCGTATTCCGGCTGCCCGCGCGGGTGTCCGCGGCAATGTGAAGTGGGAGCAGTGGTCGGGCGGCGTCGAATACGCGCGCGTGTTCGCGCAAAAGGACATTGCCGACTATGAGGAAAGCACCCCGGGCTACAACATGGTCAACGCCGTGGTGGCCTATCGCGGGCAGTACGGCGCGACCGGCTATGAAGTCTACCTGCGGGGCACCAACCTGCTGAACAAGCTGGCGTACAACCATGCGTCGTTCATCTCGTCGGTAGCGCCCTTGCCCGGCCGCAGCGTGATGCTGGGCGTGCGCATGACGTACTGA
- the otnI gene encoding 2-oxo-tetronate isomerase produces MLKFAANLSMMYTEHAFLDRYAAAAADGYAGVECMFPYEAPAAFVRERMDAAGVTQVLFNAPPGVTARGERGLAALPGRQDEFKAGIEQALSYATALSCSNVHVMAGLVPDGVSRPAMLGCYQDNLDWAAREARSAGVTLLIEPINTRDIPGYFLNRQDEAHAVVQAVNAPNLKVQMDLYHCQIVEGDVTTKLRQYVPTGRVGHVQIAGVPLRQEPDRGELDYGWVFSVLRELRYGGWIGCEYRPAGSTSAGLRWLTAARA; encoded by the coding sequence ATGCTGAAGTTCGCCGCCAATCTGTCGATGATGTACACGGAACATGCGTTCCTGGACCGCTATGCGGCCGCCGCCGCGGACGGCTATGCGGGAGTGGAATGCATGTTTCCGTACGAGGCTCCCGCCGCTTTCGTGCGCGAGCGCATGGATGCGGCCGGCGTGACGCAGGTGCTTTTCAACGCGCCGCCCGGCGTCACCGCGCGAGGTGAACGCGGCCTGGCGGCCTTGCCTGGCCGGCAGGATGAATTCAAGGCGGGCATCGAGCAGGCGCTGTCCTACGCCACGGCGCTGTCTTGCTCCAATGTCCATGTGATGGCGGGCCTGGTCCCGGACGGCGTGTCGCGGCCGGCGATGCTGGGCTGCTACCAAGACAACCTGGACTGGGCGGCCCGCGAGGCGCGCTCGGCCGGCGTCACCTTGCTCATCGAGCCGATCAATACGCGCGATATTCCCGGCTACTTCCTCAACCGCCAGGATGAAGCGCATGCCGTCGTGCAGGCGGTCAACGCGCCCAACCTCAAGGTGCAGATGGACCTTTACCACTGCCAGATCGTGGAAGGCGACGTCACCACGAAGCTTCGGCAATATGTGCCCACCGGCCGGGTGGGTCATGTGCAGATCGCCGGCGTGCCCCTGCGCCAGGAACCGGACCGCGGCGAACTGGATTACGGCTGGGTGTTCAGCGTGCTGCGCGAGCTGCGTTACGGCGGCTGGATCGGCTGCGAGTACCGGCCGGCGGGTTCGACCTCCGCGGGCTTGCGCTGGCTCACCGCGGCCCGCGCGTAA
- a CDS encoding Bug family tripartite tricarboxylate transporter substrate binding protein, protein MFKGMLRALLAVALTGTAVIPAASPAAGYPDRPIRWLVPFSAGGGSDIATRIVARHVGEALGQPVVVENRPGAATIVAAQETARAAPDGYTLLTAGMSTLALNPWLYGKLPYDPQKNLTPVSTLVALPIVLVVAPDSGLHTLADVTAYLKRDQPGSYASLGVGSPHHLAMELFLETIKGQATAIPYKGTPPALQDVAAGVVPMMMADLAAARPLILAGKLRAIAVPAARRSEQLPEVPTFAQAGGPAFEAAAWQGVVAPAGTPAPIVETLSRAIVQALQSPDVVQQLTLQGMEPTGSTPGAFADYARQEYQRWGAVIRHKGISAE, encoded by the coding sequence ATGTTCAAAGGCATGCTCCGCGCGCTGCTGGCCGTGGCGCTGACAGGCACTGCCGTCATCCCGGCCGCGTCCCCGGCGGCCGGCTATCCCGACCGTCCCATCCGCTGGCTGGTGCCGTTCAGCGCGGGTGGGGGCAGCGATATCGCCACGCGCATCGTCGCCAGGCATGTGGGCGAAGCCCTGGGGCAGCCGGTGGTGGTCGAGAACCGGCCGGGCGCCGCCACGATTGTTGCGGCGCAAGAAACCGCCCGCGCCGCTCCTGACGGCTACACGCTGCTGACCGCGGGCATGAGCACGCTGGCGCTCAATCCCTGGCTGTACGGCAAGCTGCCCTACGATCCGCAAAAGAACCTGACGCCGGTATCCACGCTGGTGGCCCTGCCCATCGTGCTGGTCGTGGCCCCCGATTCCGGGCTGCACACCCTGGCCGATGTCACGGCCTACCTGAAGCGCGACCAGCCGGGCAGCTATGCGTCCCTGGGCGTCGGCAGTCCGCACCATCTGGCGATGGAGCTGTTCCTGGAAACCATCAAGGGCCAGGCCACGGCAATCCCCTACAAGGGCACACCGCCCGCCTTGCAGGATGTGGCCGCCGGCGTGGTGCCCATGATGATGGCTGACCTGGCCGCCGCCCGACCGCTGATCCTGGCGGGCAAGCTGCGCGCCATTGCCGTGCCGGCCGCGCGGCGGTCGGAACAGCTGCCCGAGGTACCGACATTCGCCCAGGCGGGGGGGCCGGCCTTCGAAGCCGCGGCGTGGCAGGGCGTGGTGGCGCCAGCCGGCACGCCGGCTCCCATCGTCGAGACACTGAGCCGGGCGATCGTGCAGGCGCTGCAATCGCCCGACGTGGTGCAGCAGCTGACCTTGCAGGGCATGGAGCCCACGGGCAGCACGCCCGGCGCGTTCGCCGACTATGCGCGCCAGGAGTACCAGCGCTGGGGCGCGGTCATCCGCCACAAGGGCATTTCGGCGGAGTGA
- a CDS encoding EamA family transporter gives MTAATLNNGHNASSSTLLPTLSLIGAMASLCIGTSFAKSLFPEVGAQGTTAYRIVIGAIILLAFWRPWRFPLTRGNAAKIALYGVTLACMNLLFYMALRTLPLGVAIAIEFTGPLTLAVVLSRRAIDFVWIGCALVGLVLLIPTGQSVHDLDPEGIAYALAAAVCWALYIIFGKMAGNVHGGQATSLGLLAATMVALPVGAAHAGMALLDPKLVLAGIAVGVLSSALPYSLEMVALRRLPQKTFGVLLSMEPAMGALAGVIVLNEHLTQTQWLAICGIIVASAGCAATAQRSRKPPVPAPD, from the coding sequence ATGACCGCCGCGACCTTGAACAACGGACACAACGCCTCGTCCTCCACCCTGCTGCCCACCTTGTCGCTGATCGGCGCGATGGCATCCCTGTGCATCGGCACCTCATTCGCCAAGTCGCTGTTTCCAGAGGTCGGCGCGCAGGGCACGACGGCCTATCGCATCGTCATCGGCGCCATCATTCTGCTGGCGTTCTGGCGCCCCTGGCGCTTTCCCCTGACGCGCGGCAACGCGGCCAAGATCGCCCTGTACGGCGTCACCCTGGCCTGCATGAACCTGCTGTTCTATATGGCGCTGCGCACCTTGCCGCTGGGCGTGGCCATCGCCATTGAATTCACCGGCCCCCTGACGCTGGCCGTCGTGCTGTCGCGGCGCGCCATCGACTTCGTCTGGATCGGCTGCGCGCTGGTCGGGCTGGTGCTGCTGATTCCAACCGGGCAATCCGTCCACGACCTGGATCCGGAGGGCATCGCCTACGCCCTGGCCGCCGCCGTCTGCTGGGCGCTCTACATCATCTTCGGCAAGATGGCCGGCAACGTCCACGGCGGACAGGCGACGTCGCTGGGACTGCTGGCGGCAACCATGGTCGCGCTGCCGGTCGGCGCGGCGCACGCGGGCATGGCCCTGCTTGACCCCAAGCTGGTGCTGGCCGGCATTGCCGTGGGCGTGCTGTCCAGCGCGCTGCCCTACTCGCTGGAAATGGTGGCGTTGCGCCGCCTGCCGCAGAAGACCTTCGGCGTGCTGCTCAGCATGGAACCCGCCATGGGCGCGCTGGCCGGCGTGATCGTGCTGAACGAACACCTGACCCAGACGCAATGGCTGGCCATCTGCGGCATCATCGTGGCCTCCGCGGGTTGCGCGGCGACGGCGCAGCGCAGCCGCAAGCCTCCCGTGCCCGCGCCCGACTAG
- a CDS encoding LysE family translocator, producing the protein MPSLQLFLLFLAADAALKLTPGPDMALTLSRGMTQGFRPAFHSVLGNVAAGFIQVPAVVLGLASVLRAFPTLFVGIKAAGGLYLGYLGIKAMIRCARSADVSLTARPGDARDAFWQGFVTNLLNPKVLLFMIAFLPQFTNPDNGPVWLQMLVLGVTMKALSLPYGSFFAYGASRIRGWVGRNPWFLRMQQGLLGAIMLGLALYVLYSTAMNPAP; encoded by the coding sequence ATGCCCTCACTCCAGCTTTTCCTGCTCTTCCTCGCCGCCGACGCGGCGCTCAAGCTCACCCCCGGCCCGGACATGGCGCTGACGCTGTCGCGGGGCATGACGCAGGGATTCCGGCCTGCATTCCATAGCGTGCTGGGCAATGTGGCGGCCGGCTTCATCCAGGTGCCGGCCGTGGTGCTGGGCCTGGCGTCCGTGCTGCGCGCCTTTCCGACGCTGTTCGTCGGCATCAAGGCCGCCGGCGGCCTGTACCTGGGCTACCTGGGCATCAAGGCGATGATCCGGTGCGCGCGTTCCGCCGACGTGTCCTTGACGGCGCGTCCGGGCGACGCCCGCGATGCATTCTGGCAAGGCTTCGTCACGAATCTGCTGAACCCGAAGGTGCTGCTGTTCATGATCGCCTTCCTGCCGCAGTTCACCAATCCGGACAACGGACCGGTCTGGCTCCAGATGCTGGTGCTGGGCGTCACGATGAAAGCGCTCAGCCTGCCCTATGGCAGCTTCTTTGCCTATGGCGCGTCGCGCATCCGTGGCTGGGTCGGGCGCAATCCGTGGTTCCTGCGGATGCAGCAAGGCCTGCTGGGCGCCATCATGCTCGGGCTGGCCCTATATGTGCTTTACTCCACGGCGATGAATCCGGCGCCTTGA
- a CDS encoding Lrp/AsnC family transcriptional regulator, with amino-acid sequence MELDDFDLQILQSMQEDNQRTSQDVAQRVNLSPVSCLRRMKRLRESKVVTADVSVVDPAALGRGITMVVLVTLESERADKLDQFKRAMQGAPEIMQCLSVTGEVDFVLTLTMRDMAEYEVFAQRQFWGNPNVKRFSTLVVMNRVKYGMTVPVTTAA; translated from the coding sequence ATGGAACTAGACGATTTCGACCTACAGATCCTGCAAAGCATGCAGGAAGACAACCAGCGCACCAGCCAGGATGTCGCGCAACGCGTGAACCTGTCGCCCGTGTCCTGCCTGCGCCGCATGAAGCGGCTGCGCGAATCCAAGGTGGTGACCGCGGATGTGTCGGTGGTGGACCCCGCCGCCCTGGGGCGAGGCATCACGATGGTGGTGCTGGTGACGCTGGAGAGCGAGCGGGCCGATAAGCTGGACCAGTTCAAGCGCGCCATGCAGGGCGCGCCCGAGATCATGCAATGCCTGTCGGTGACGGGCGAGGTCGATTTCGTGTTGACCCTGACCATGCGCGACATGGCCGAGTATGAGGTTTTCGCGCAGCGCCAATTCTGGGGCAATCCCAACGTCAAGCGCTTTTCCACATTGGTGGTGATGAACCGTGTGAAGTATGGGATGACAGTGCCGGTGACGACGGCGGCTTGA
- a CDS encoding mechanosensitive ion channel family protein, translated as MFGLALGLARPAHAADAPAPAEPAAQPPAAIQMADIPMRADTDLRYAEGVLQRAATADPVAVLMPALDAIAKSADEKLYEFQPAQLRDLPIMRLESLERHWLFDARRLAHWQADMRQATAWYASDAAELLRRRAAWQAIKDAPGAAGLPAALADRVDMVVAQLSAAGQALSGPLSRQAELEQRANTIEEQIRAGQRSVAEAIDYVDARLLRVDSPPLWALGQTADSGENTLAMLRAGLDIEARFARDYAAAGSGNQRALHVLQVLLLPLLLWLARKSRNAIRAGVMSETAAGVLGRPLSTWLLLAMLGVLALEPDAPLMVQQVALVLAAAPVLRLLPPSSRRQLDLWPYAITALFLAERLGFLFLANTLFYRLSTVALAAAALAAILWLLARDRRQAHPPESERLVRALRAVAWGAAFLLCVSLIANLFGNVSLSEMLTSGIIGSGYFGLVLYAGVTVIITLLQLLLARQGISRFRLAREHAPPLVQLLIRLVTAAAVVGWVVYTMDRFRVLRSTYAIVTQVLSYTLAFGQISISLGNILVFVISVLIAFWAARTIRLILHDEVLTRMSLPRGVGNSIASLTYYLVLLLGLGIALSAAGFQTSQLTIVFGALGVGIGFGLQNVVNNFVSGLILMFERPIQPGDVVDISGTSGQVRDIGMRATRIKTFEGADVIVPNGTLLSDKLTNWTMLDRSRRIEASIGLAYGTEPRQVIELLDGVARQTPGIVTEPAPAVLFMGFGASTLDFSVRAWTYDFDRWIDIRSDLLTRMYDALRQAGIEIPRPQQDLHLRSVSEDAGRALAASPPPPRPPSEPG; from the coding sequence TTGTTTGGACTGGCCCTGGGATTGGCGCGCCCGGCGCATGCGGCGGACGCGCCCGCCCCTGCCGAGCCCGCGGCGCAGCCGCCGGCCGCGATACAGATGGCGGACATTCCGATGCGCGCGGATACGGATCTGCGCTACGCCGAAGGGGTGCTCCAGCGCGCCGCCACGGCCGACCCCGTCGCCGTGCTGATGCCAGCGCTGGATGCGATCGCCAAGTCCGCCGACGAAAAGCTCTACGAATTCCAGCCCGCCCAGCTTCGCGACCTGCCCATCATGCGGCTGGAGAGCCTGGAGCGGCATTGGCTGTTTGACGCCCGTCGGCTGGCCCACTGGCAGGCCGACATGCGACAGGCGACCGCCTGGTACGCCAGCGACGCGGCGGAACTGCTGCGCCGCCGCGCGGCCTGGCAGGCGATCAAGGACGCGCCCGGCGCCGCGGGTCTGCCGGCAGCCTTGGCCGACCGCGTGGACATGGTCGTGGCACAGTTGTCGGCGGCCGGCCAGGCCCTGTCCGGCCCGCTGTCCCGCCAGGCCGAGCTCGAACAGCGCGCCAACACCATCGAGGAGCAGATCAGGGCCGGCCAGCGCTCGGTGGCCGAGGCCATCGACTACGTCGACGCCCGCCTGCTGCGCGTGGATTCGCCGCCGCTCTGGGCGCTGGGACAGACGGCCGACTCCGGCGAGAACACGCTGGCCATGCTGCGCGCCGGGCTGGACATCGAAGCGCGCTTCGCGCGCGATTACGCCGCGGCGGGCAGCGGCAATCAGCGCGCCCTGCATGTGCTGCAAGTGCTGCTGCTGCCGCTGCTGCTTTGGCTGGCCAGGAAGAGCCGCAACGCGATCCGCGCCGGCGTGATGAGCGAGACGGCCGCCGGCGTACTGGGAAGACCGCTGTCCACCTGGCTGCTGCTCGCCATGCTGGGCGTCCTGGCCCTGGAGCCCGACGCGCCGCTGATGGTGCAGCAGGTTGCGCTGGTGCTGGCGGCCGCGCCCGTGCTGCGCCTGCTGCCCCCCTCCAGCCGTCGCCAGCTGGATCTTTGGCCTTACGCGATCACCGCCTTGTTCCTGGCGGAACGGCTGGGCTTCCTGTTCCTGGCCAACACCCTGTTCTACCGGCTCTCGACCGTCGCGCTGGCCGCCGCGGCGCTGGCGGCCATCCTGTGGCTGCTGGCGCGCGACCGGCGCCAGGCGCATCCCCCCGAGTCCGAGCGGCTGGTCCGGGCGTTGCGCGCCGTGGCCTGGGGCGCCGCGTTCCTGCTGTGCGTGTCGCTGATCGCCAATCTGTTCGGCAACGTTTCCCTGTCCGAAATGCTGACCAGCGGCATCATCGGCAGCGGCTATTTCGGCCTGGTGCTCTACGCCGGCGTGACCGTCATCATCACCCTGCTGCAACTCCTGCTGGCGCGCCAGGGCATATCGCGCTTCCGGCTGGCGCGCGAGCATGCCCCTCCGCTGGTGCAGCTGCTGATACGCCTGGTGACGGCCGCCGCGGTGGTGGGCTGGGTGGTGTACACGATGGACCGCTTCCGCGTGCTGCGCTCCACCTACGCCATCGTGACGCAAGTGCTGTCCTACACGCTGGCGTTCGGCCAGATCTCGATCAGCCTGGGCAATATCCTGGTGTTCGTGATCTCGGTGCTGATCGCGTTCTGGGCCGCTCGCACGATACGCCTGATCCTGCACGACGAGGTGCTGACCCGCATGTCGCTGCCGCGCGGCGTGGGCAACAGCATCGCCTCGCTGACGTACTACCTGGTGCTGCTGCTGGGTCTGGGCATCGCCCTGTCCGCGGCCGGCTTCCAGACCAGCCAGCTGACCATCGTGTTTGGCGCCCTGGGCGTGGGTATCGGCTTCGGCCTGCAAAACGTGGTGAACAATTTCGTGTCGGGCCTGATCCTGATGTTCGAGCGGCCGATCCAGCCCGGCGACGTCGTGGATATCAGCGGCACGTCGGGACAGGTGCGGGACATCGGCATGCGCGCCACCCGCATCAAGACCTTTGAGGGCGCGGATGTGATCGTGCCCAACGGCACCCTGCTATCCGACAAGCTGACCAACTGGACGATGCTGGACCGCAGCCGGCGCATCGAAGCCAGCATCGGCCTGGCCTACGGCACGGAACCCAGGCAGGTGATCGAACTGCTGGACGGGGTGGCGCGGCAGACGCCGGGCATCGTGACCGAGCCCGCGCCCGCGGTGCTGTTCATGGGTTTTGGCGCCAGCACGCTGGATTTCAGCGTACGCGCGTGGACCTACGACTTCGATCGCTGGATCGATATCCGCAGCGACCTGCTGACGCGGATGTATGACGCGCTGAGGCAGGCCGGGATCGAGATTCCGCGCCCGCAGCAGGATCTGCACCTGCGCAGCGTGTCGGAGGATGCCGGCCGCGCCCTGGCGGCCAGCCCGCCGCCACCCCGGCCTCCGTCCGAGCCGGGTTGA